From the Chloroflexota bacterium genome, one window contains:
- a CDS encoding extracellular solute-binding protein — protein MLTRRSLLGSTAVLGGSAVLAAGCSTAWKPFAPPSAPQDAEVKVAAFTRSIYLSMPYGSYVDGDDNEDRFERALVALEEDEANAYGPKRGGYSLALRFVENFYPPYEEAAEEPKTDEEIEVAREASLASVAETLDTLDADLVTVWPHEARWWGEKGLLLPLDRFSGAEESELNREFFPTALNQYRRDGALYALPVDTAPLMLFYDPEHFFNQGVPMPDATWDWDDLVRSAVKLIASKQNGTVARWGLIAHANGVSWALWQNEATIVDVDTQQCHLQEPAAVEALKFVHDLLHKHRVSPLAEMRDLWDYLWVTPPAMLYDYPPMILNQRNSFRMASLPRGKVSATPVRTHLGIGIAARTQRTEAAFMALKGFNRAMQEHVAIPAGREAVARLADIRTDISPEEVVAVQSSLDHGREWPQHGLQLQIMWELTQSLGRGDDVATIVNQACSIAHEY, from the coding sequence ATGCTTACACGTCGTTCGTTACTGGGAAGCACGGCAGTTCTCGGAGGTTCGGCGGTCCTTGCTGCCGGCTGCAGTACGGCGTGGAAACCCTTTGCGCCGCCTAGCGCGCCGCAGGATGCGGAAGTTAAAGTCGCGGCATTCACGAGATCCATTTATCTCTCAATGCCCTACGGCAGTTACGTAGATGGCGACGACAATGAAGATAGGTTCGAACGGGCCCTGGTAGCGCTTGAGGAAGATGAGGCTAATGCGTACGGCCCGAAGCGCGGCGGATACTCGCTGGCACTGCGGTTTGTAGAGAACTTTTACCCACCGTATGAAGAGGCCGCTGAAGAGCCCAAGACGGATGAAGAGATCGAAGTGGCCCGGGAGGCAAGCCTTGCCTCGGTTGCAGAGACGTTGGATACCCTTGATGCCGACCTCGTGACCGTTTGGCCGCATGAGGCCCGGTGGTGGGGCGAGAAAGGGCTCCTGCTGCCTTTAGATCGCTTCAGCGGCGCCGAGGAGTCTGAACTCAATCGGGAATTCTTCCCCACCGCACTCAATCAATACCGGCGCGACGGCGCGCTCTACGCGCTGCCGGTGGACACGGCCCCGCTCATGCTCTTCTACGATCCGGAACACTTCTTCAATCAAGGTGTGCCGATGCCGGACGCGACTTGGGATTGGGATGACCTGGTGAGAAGTGCCGTCAAGCTCATAGCTTCGAAACAAAACGGCACGGTGGCGCGTTGGGGCCTGATCGCGCATGCCAATGGCGTCTCCTGGGCACTCTGGCAAAATGAAGCAACCATAGTTGATGTAGATACGCAACAATGCCACTTGCAGGAACCAGCGGCTGTGGAAGCTCTGAAATTCGTGCACGACCTGCTGCACAAGCACCGCGTCTCACCGTTGGCAGAGATGCGGGACCTTTGGGACTACCTCTGGGTAACGCCGCCGGCCATGTTATACGACTATCCTCCCATGATTCTCAATCAGAGGAATAGCTTTCGCATGGCGTCGCTGCCTCGGGGCAAGGTGTCCGCAACGCCGGTAAGAACCCATCTTGGGATCGGCATCGCCGCCCGCACGCAAAGAACGGAGGCGGCGTTCATGGCCCTAAAAGGCTTCAACCGCGCCATGCAGGAGCATGTGGCTATACCTGCCGGTAGAGAGGCCGTCGCGCGCTTGGCAGACATCCGCACGGATATTAGTCCGGAGGAGGTCGTAGCGGTGCAGAGTTCTCTAGATCACGGGCGCGAATGGCCGCAGCACGGGTTGCAATTGCAAATTATGTGGGAATTGACACAGAGTCTCGGCCGGGGCGACGACGTGGCAACCATCGTCAATCAGGCCTGCTCCATCGCCCACGAGTACTAG
- a CDS encoding extracellular solute-binding protein, producing the protein MLTRRSLLAVPAALAAGCSAFGARVSSPVAPQSSEINVAAFTKYASLSTASGAGGLHESPEEKYQQAAAVLAEDRDSPFGPVRGGYTLALRFFEDDYSKMEEPPRSQEEFQEGQAAALEAAAGILDSLEADLVTVWPEEARWWGRSGLLLPLDRFTGPESTELNREFYPSVLNQYQVDGVQYALPVDAAPLMLFYDEAYLASLGVPPPDTNWHWDDVARHAATLTRRGSSGFALRWGLVARGQRIFWALWQNEASLVDMDTLQCSLQEPAAVAALQFVHDLMHKHRVSPIATRRDLWSYIYQTPPALLYSYPPLHLNQQSGFRMAPLPRGKVHTAPVRTTFGIGIAARTPKMEAAYTALRGFTRAMQAQAVIPASREAMAGLADTHKHFLPEEVAAVQHTMAHGREWPQYGLPLHVMDELTGSLGRGDDVATVVNAACSTIDDFRQTGKLQMPWD; encoded by the coding sequence ATGCTTACGCGTCGATCGTTACTTGCGGTCCCGGCGGCGCTCGCCGCCGGGTGCAGTGCGTTCGGGGCACGGGTCTCGTCCCCTGTAGCGCCGCAGTCCTCTGAGATAAACGTCGCAGCATTCACAAAGTACGCGTCCCTTAGCACGGCGTCTGGCGCAGGCGGGTTGCACGAGAGTCCTGAAGAGAAATACCAACAGGCGGCCGCGGTGCTTGCGGAGGATAGGGACAGCCCTTTCGGCCCGGTGCGCGGCGGCTACACGCTCGCGCTGCGGTTCTTCGAGGATGATTATTCGAAAATGGAAGAGCCGCCCAGATCGCAGGAGGAATTTCAGGAGGGGCAAGCGGCCGCACTCGAGGCTGCAGCGGGCATTCTGGATAGCCTTGAGGCCGACCTCGTGACCGTGTGGCCGGAAGAAGCCCGGTGGTGGGGCAGGAGCGGGCTCTTGCTGCCGCTAGACCGCTTCACGGGACCCGAAAGCACTGAGCTCAACCGCGAGTTCTACCCAAGCGTACTCAACCAATATCAAGTAGACGGCGTGCAATACGCGCTGCCGGTGGATGCGGCCCCGCTCATGCTCTTCTACGACGAAGCATATCTCGCCAGTTTGGGGGTGCCGCCGCCGGACACCAATTGGCACTGGGACGACGTAGCTAGGCATGCTGCCACGCTGACACGGCGCGGCAGTAGCGGCTTCGCCCTGCGCTGGGGGCTGGTGGCCCGCGGACAGCGCATCTTCTGGGCGCTGTGGCAGAATGAGGCGTCCCTGGTGGATATGGACACGTTGCAGTGCAGTTTGCAGGAACCGGCGGCAGTAGCAGCCCTGCAATTCGTGCACGACCTCATGCACAAACACCGTGTTTCCCCGATAGCAACCCGCCGGGATCTGTGGAGCTACATCTACCAAACGCCGCCGGCGCTGCTGTACAGCTATCCCCCCTTGCATCTCAATCAGCAAAGTGGCTTCCGCATGGCGCCGCTGCCCCGCGGCAAGGTGCACACGGCGCCGGTGCGTACCACGTTTGGCATCGGCATCGCCGCCCGCACGCCGAAGATGGAAGCGGCGTATACGGCGCTGAGGGGGTTCACGCGCGCCATGCAGGCGCAGGCGGTCATCCCCGCGAGCCGGGAAGCAATGGCGGGGCTGGCGGATACCCACAAGCATTTCCTCCCGGAAGAGGTTGCCGCCGTGCAGCACACGATGGCTCATGGGCGCGAGTGGCCGCAATATGGGCTGCCCCTGCACGTCATGGACGAATTGACCGGCAGTCTCGGTCGCGGCGACGACGTTGCAACCGTGGTAAACGCCGCGTGCAGCACGATAGACGATTTTCGGCAGACAGGCAAGCTGCAGATGCCATGGGACTAG